The Elgaria multicarinata webbii isolate HBS135686 ecotype San Diego chromosome 4, rElgMul1.1.pri, whole genome shotgun sequence genome contains a region encoding:
- the SRD5A2 gene encoding 3-oxo-5-alpha-steroid 4-dehydrogenase 2 isoform X2, producing MQCSPSLVAALSSLLLAVGLLQLWRNRHRPIGYGKHENQQQRKPHEEEGGKDGAEKPPLPLPRRGHLPARCAWFLQELPAFLVPALLLALRSPPRLAPLGCRLLGGMFCGHYFHRTFIYSFFTRGRPFPLKTMFFAVLFCTYNGFLQGYYMIYCAEYPDDWCNDIRFTSGIVLFLFGMGINIHSDILLRQLRKPGELTYKIPQGGLFAYVSGANFFGTILGSLPAIQNQEEP from the exons ATGCAATGCTCGCCGAGCCTGGTGGCGGCCCTCAGCTCCCTGCTGTTGGCCGTGGGGCTGCTGCAACTGTGGCGAAACCGCCACCGGCCCATTGGCTACGGGAAGCACGAAAACCAGCAGCAGCGGAAACCGCACGAAGAGGAGGGGGGCAAGGACGGTGCCGAGAAGCCGCCGTTGCCGCTTCCGCGCCGCGGCCACCTGCCCGCCCGCTGCGCCTGGTTCCTGCAAGAGCTGCCCGCTTTCCTGGTTCCCGCGCTCCTGCTGGCGCTGCGCAGCCCGCCGCGCTTGGCGCCTCTGGGCTGCAGGCTGCTGGGCGGCATGTTCTGCGGCCACTACTTCCACAG GACATTCATTTACTCATTCTTCACAAGAGGTAGGCCTTTCCCTCTGAAGACAATGTTTTTTGCTGTGCTGTTCTGTACCTATAATGGCTTTCTTCAAGGTTACTACATGATTTACTGTGCTGAATACCCAGATGACTGGTGCAACGACATAAGATTTACATCAG GCatagtgttgtttttgtttggcaTGGGAATCAATATTCACAGTGATATCCTTCTACGCCAGCTaagaaaacctggagagctcACTTACAAAATTCCACAAG GAGGTCTGTTTGCATATGTATCAGGAGCAAATTTCTTTG GTACTATCTTAGGAAGTTTACCAGCTATCCAAAATCAAGAAGAGCCTTGA
- the SRD5A2 gene encoding 3-oxo-5-alpha-steroid 4-dehydrogenase 2 isoform X1, whose translation MQCSPSLVAALSSLLLAVGLLQLWRNRHRPIGYGKHENQQQRKPHEEEGGKDGAEKPPLPLPRRGHLPARCAWFLQELPAFLVPALLLALRSPPRLAPLGCRLLGGMFCGHYFHRTFIYSFFTRGRPFPLKTMFFAVLFCTYNGFLQGYYMIYCAEYPDDWCNDIRFTSGIVLFLFGMGINIHSDILLRQLRKPGELTYKIPQGGLFAYVSGANFFGEILEWFGYAVATWSLPAFSFALFTLCCIGPRAYHHHRYYLRKFTSYPKSRRALIPFIF comes from the exons ATGCAATGCTCGCCGAGCCTGGTGGCGGCCCTCAGCTCCCTGCTGTTGGCCGTGGGGCTGCTGCAACTGTGGCGAAACCGCCACCGGCCCATTGGCTACGGGAAGCACGAAAACCAGCAGCAGCGGAAACCGCACGAAGAGGAGGGGGGCAAGGACGGTGCCGAGAAGCCGCCGTTGCCGCTTCCGCGCCGCGGCCACCTGCCCGCCCGCTGCGCCTGGTTCCTGCAAGAGCTGCCCGCTTTCCTGGTTCCCGCGCTCCTGCTGGCGCTGCGCAGCCCGCCGCGCTTGGCGCCTCTGGGCTGCAGGCTGCTGGGCGGCATGTTCTGCGGCCACTACTTCCACAG GACATTCATTTACTCATTCTTCACAAGAGGTAGGCCTTTCCCTCTGAAGACAATGTTTTTTGCTGTGCTGTTCTGTACCTATAATGGCTTTCTTCAAGGTTACTACATGATTTACTGTGCTGAATACCCAGATGACTGGTGCAACGACATAAGATTTACATCAG GCatagtgttgtttttgtttggcaTGGGAATCAATATTCACAGTGATATCCTTCTACGCCAGCTaagaaaacctggagagctcACTTACAAAATTCCACAAG GAGGTCTGTTTGCATATGTATCAGGAGCAAATTTCTTTGGTGAGATACTGGAATGGTTTGGCTATGCTGTAGCGACCTGGTCCCTCCCAGCCTTTTCCTTTGCGCTTTTTACACTTTGCTGCATTGGGCCACGTGCTTACCACCACCATAG GTACTATCTTAGGAAGTTTACCAGCTATCCAAAATCAAGAAGAGCCTTGATTCCTTTTATATTCTAG
- the SRD5A2 gene encoding 3-oxo-5-alpha-steroid 4-dehydrogenase 2 isoform X3 codes for MQCSPSLVAALSSLLLAVGLLQLWRNRHRPIGYGKHENQQQRKPHEEEGGKDGAEKPPLPLPRRGHLPARCAWFLQELPAFLVPALLLALRSPPRLAPLGCRLLGGMFCGHYFHRTFIYSFFTRGIVLFLFGMGINIHSDILLRQLRKPGELTYKIPQGGLFAYVSGANFFGEILEWFGYAVATWSLPAFSFALFTLCCIGPRAYHHHRYYLRKFTSYPKSRRALIPFIF; via the exons ATGCAATGCTCGCCGAGCCTGGTGGCGGCCCTCAGCTCCCTGCTGTTGGCCGTGGGGCTGCTGCAACTGTGGCGAAACCGCCACCGGCCCATTGGCTACGGGAAGCACGAAAACCAGCAGCAGCGGAAACCGCACGAAGAGGAGGGGGGCAAGGACGGTGCCGAGAAGCCGCCGTTGCCGCTTCCGCGCCGCGGCCACCTGCCCGCCCGCTGCGCCTGGTTCCTGCAAGAGCTGCCCGCTTTCCTGGTTCCCGCGCTCCTGCTGGCGCTGCGCAGCCCGCCGCGCTTGGCGCCTCTGGGCTGCAGGCTGCTGGGCGGCATGTTCTGCGGCCACTACTTCCACAG GACATTCATTTACTCATTCTTCACAAGAG GCatagtgttgtttttgtttggcaTGGGAATCAATATTCACAGTGATATCCTTCTACGCCAGCTaagaaaacctggagagctcACTTACAAAATTCCACAAG GAGGTCTGTTTGCATATGTATCAGGAGCAAATTTCTTTGGTGAGATACTGGAATGGTTTGGCTATGCTGTAGCGACCTGGTCCCTCCCAGCCTTTTCCTTTGCGCTTTTTACACTTTGCTGCATTGGGCCACGTGCTTACCACCACCATAG GTACTATCTTAGGAAGTTTACCAGCTATCCAAAATCAAGAAGAGCCTTGATTCCTTTTATATTCTAG